GTGAGAAAATGTTTCACCGAAAAGATCATCTGAAGAATCACCTGCATACACATGACCCTAACAAAGAGACGTTTAAGTGTGAAGAATGTGGCAAGAACTACAATACCAAGCTTGGGTTCAAACGTCACTTGGCCTTGCATGCTGCAACAAGTGGTGACCTCACCTGCAAGGTCTGTTTGCAGACTTTCGAAAGCACAGGAGTGCTTCTGGAGCACCTTAAATCTCATGCAGGCAAGTCGTCTGGCGGGGTTAAAGAGAAAAAGCACCAGTGCGAGCATTGTGATCGCCGTTTCTACACCCGGAAGGATGTCCGGAGACATATGGTGGTGCACACTGGAAGAAAGGACTTCCTCTGTCAGTATTGTGCACAGAGATTTGGGCGAAAGGATCACCTGACTCGACATATGAAGAAGAGTCACAATCAAGAACTTCTGAAAGTCAAAACAGAACCAGTGGATTTTCTGGATCCATTTACCTGCAATGTTTCTGTGCCTATCAAAGATGAGCTCCTTCCGGTGATGTCCTTACCTTCCAGTGAACTGTTATCAAAGCCATTCACAAACACTTTGCAGTTAAACCTCTATAACACTCCATTTCAGTCCATGCAGAGCTCGGGATCTGCCCACCAAATGATCACAACTTTACCTTTGGGAATGACGTGCCCAATAGATATGGATGCTGTTCATCCTTCTCACCATCTTTCTTTCAAATACCCATTCAGTTCTACCTCATATGCAATTTCTATTCCTGAAAAAGAACAGCCATTAAAGGGGGAAATTGAGAGTTATCTGATGGAGCTGCAAGGTGGTGTGCCCTCTTCATCCCAGGATTCTCAAGCATCGTCATCTAAACTAGGGTTGGATCCTCAGA
Above is a genomic segment from Equus asinus isolate D_3611 breed Donkey chromosome 12, EquAss-T2T_v2, whole genome shotgun sequence containing:
- the PLAG1 gene encoding zinc finger protein PLAG1 isoform X1; this encodes MATVIPGDLSEVRDTQKVPSGKRKRGETKPRKNFPCQLCDKAFNSVEKLKVHSYSHTGERPYKCIQQDCTKAFVSKYKLQRHMATHSPEKTHKCNYCEKMFHRKDHLKNHLHTHDPNKETFKCEECGKNYNTKLGFKRHLALHAATSGDLTCKVCLQTFESTGVLLEHLKSHAGKSSGGVKEKKHQCEHCDRRFYTRKDVRRHMVVHTGRKDFLCQYCAQRFGRKDHLTRHMKKSHNQELLKVKTEPVDFLDPFTCNVSVPIKDELLPVMSLPSSELLSKPFTNTLQLNLYNTPFQSMQSSGSAHQMITTLPLGMTCPIDMDAVHPSHHLSFKYPFSSTSYAISIPEKEQPLKGEIESYLMELQGGVPSSSQDSQASSSKLGLDPQIGSLDDGGGDLSLSKSSISISDPLNTPALDFSQLFNFIPLNGPPYNPISVGSLGMSYSQEEAHSSVSQLPPQTQDLQDPANTLGLGSLHSLSAAFTSSLSTSTTLPRFHQAFQ
- the PLAG1 gene encoding zinc finger protein PLAG1 isoform X2 gives rise to the protein MATHSPEKTHKCNYCEKMFHRKDHLKNHLHTHDPNKETFKCEECGKNYNTKLGFKRHLALHAATSGDLTCKVCLQTFESTGVLLEHLKSHAGKSSGGVKEKKHQCEHCDRRFYTRKDVRRHMVVHTGRKDFLCQYCAQRFGRKDHLTRHMKKSHNQELLKVKTEPVDFLDPFTCNVSVPIKDELLPVMSLPSSELLSKPFTNTLQLNLYNTPFQSMQSSGSAHQMITTLPLGMTCPIDMDAVHPSHHLSFKYPFSSTSYAISIPEKEQPLKGEIESYLMELQGGVPSSSQDSQASSSKLGLDPQIGSLDDGGGDLSLSKSSISISDPLNTPALDFSQLFNFIPLNGPPYNPISVGSLGMSYSQEEAHSSVSQLPPQTQDLQDPANTLGLGSLHSLSAAFTSSLSTSTTLPRFHQAFQ